A genomic region of Drosophila kikkawai strain 14028-0561.14 chromosome X, DkikHiC1v2, whole genome shotgun sequence contains the following coding sequences:
- the Moe gene encoding moesin/ezrin/radixin homolog 1 isoform X1, whose protein sequence is MSPKALNVRVTTMDAELEFAIQSTTTGKQLFDQVVKTIGLREVWFFGLQYTDSKGDLTWIKLYKKVMNQDVKKENPLQFRFRAKFYPEDVAEELIQDITLRLFYLQVKNAILTDEIYCPPETSVLLASYAVQARHGDHNKTTHTAGFLANDRLLPQRVIDQHKMSKEEWEQSIMTWWQEHRSMLREDAMMEYLKIAQDLEMYGVNYFEIRNKKGTDLWLGVDALGLNIYEQDDRLTPKIGFPWSEIRNISFSEKKFIIKPIDKKAPDFMFFAPRVRINKRILALCMGNHELYMRRRKPDTIDVQQMKAQAREEKNAKQQEREKLQLALAARERAEKKQQEYEDRLKQMQEEMERSQRDLLEAQEMIRRLEEQLKQLQAAKDELELHQKELQAMLLRLEEAKHLEATEKAKLEEEIMAKQMEVQRIQDEVNAKDEETKRLQDEVEEARRKQVSVAEAAAALLAASTTPQHHHVAEDENENEEELTNGDAGGDVSRDLDTDEHIKDPIEDRRTLAERNERLHDQLKALKQDLAQSRDETKETANDKIHRENVRQGRDKYKTLREIRKGNTKRRVDQFENM, encoded by the exons CTAAATGTGCGCGTCACGACAATGGACGCGGAACTGGAGTTCGCCATCCAGTCGACGACGACGGGCAAACAATTGTTTGACCAAGTGGTGAAGACGATCGGCCTGCGTGAGGTGTGGTTCTTTGGCCTCCAGTACACCGACTCAAAGGGCGATCTGACATGGATCAAGCTGTACAAAAAG GTGATGAACCAGGATGTGAAGAAGGAGAATCCATTGCAGTTCCGTTTCCGCGCCAAATTCTATCCCGAGGACGTGGCCGAGGAGCTGATCCAGGACATTACACTGCGCCTGTTTTATCTGCAGGTGAAGAATGCCATACTGACCGACGAGATCTATTGTCCGCCCGAGACATCCGTATTGCTGGCCTCGTATGCCGTCCAGGCGCGTCACGGTGACCATAACAAGACCACACACACAGCCGGCTTTCTGGCCAATGATCGTCTGCTGCCGCAGCGTGTCATTGACCAGCACAAGATGTCCAAGGAGGAGTGGGAGCAATCGATTATGACCTGGTGGCAGGAGCATCGCAGCATGCTGCGCGAGGACGCCATGATGGAGTATCTGAAGATTGCCCAGGATCTGGAGATGTATGGCGTTAATTACTTTGAGATCCGGAACAAGAAGGGCACCGATCTGTGGTTGGGCGTCGATGCACTCGGCCTTAATATCTACGAGCAGGATGATCGCCTCACACCCAAGATTGGCTTCCCGTGGTCCGAAATCCGTAATATTTCCTTCTCGGAGAAGAAGTTCATCATCAAGCCGATCGACAAGAAGGCGCCGGACTTTATGTTCTTTGCGCCGCGCGTTCGCATCAACAAGCGCATCCTGGCCCTGTGCATGGGCAACCATGAGCTCTATATGCGTCGCCGCAAGCCGGACACTATTGATGTGCAGCAGATGAAGGCGCAGGCGCGCGAGGAGAAGAATGCCAAACAGCAGGAACg cgAAAAGCTGCAGCTGGCGCTGGCCGCTCGCGAACGCGCCGAAAAGAAGCAGCAGGAGTATGAGGATCGGCTGAAGCAGATGCAGGAGGAAATGGAGCGCTCGCAGCGCGACTTGCTGGAGGCCCAGGAGATGATCCGTCGCTTGGAGGAGCAGCTGAAGCAGCTGCAGGCCGCCAAGGATGAACTGGAGCTGCATCAGAAGGAGCTGCAGGCGATGCTGTTGCGCCTCGAGGAGGCCAAGCATTTGGAGGCCACCGAGAAGGCCAAGCTCGAGGAGGAGATTATGGCCAAGCAGATGGAGGTGCAGCGCATCCAGGATGAGGTCAATGCCAAGGATGAGGAGACGAAGCGTCTGCAGGACGAGGTGGAGGAGGCCCGCCGCAAGCAGGTCAGTGTG GCCGAGGCGGCCGCTGCCCTGCTGGCCGCATCCACAACGCCGCAGCACCACCATGTGGCCGAGGatgagaacgagaacgaggaGGAGCTGACGAACGGCGATGCTGGCGGTGATGTGTCGCGCGACCTGGACACCGACGAGCATATCAAGGACCCCATCGAGGACAGACGCACGCTGGCCGAGCGCAACGAGCGCTTGCATGATCAGCTCAAG GCCCTGAAACAGGATCTGGCGCAGTCGCGCGACGAGACGAAAGAGACGGCAAACGACAAGATTCATCGTGAGAACGTGCGCCAGGGTAGGGACAAGTACAAGACGCTCCGCGAGATCCGTAAGGGCAACACAAAGCGTCGCGTCGATCAGTTCGAGAACATGTAA
- the Moe gene encoding moesin/ezrin/radixin homolog 1 isoform X2 has product MSPKALNVRVTTMDAELEFAIQSTTTGKQLFDQVVKTIGLREVWFFGLQYTDSKGDLTWIKLYKKVMNQDVKKENPLQFRFRAKFYPEDVAEELIQDITLRLFYLQVKNAILTDEIYCPPETSVLLASYAVQARHGDHNKTTHTAGFLANDRLLPQRVIDQHKMSKEEWEQSIMTWWQEHRSMLREDAMMEYLKIAQDLEMYGVNYFEIRNKKGTDLWLGVDALGLNIYEQDDRLTPKIGFPWSEIRNISFSEKKFIIKPIDKKAPDFMFFAPRVRINKRILALCMGNHELYMRRRKPDTIDVQQMKAQAREEKNAKQQEREKLQLALAARERAEKKQQEYEDRLKQMQEEMERSQRDLLEAQEMIRRLEEQLKQLQAAKDELELHQKELQAMLLRLEEAKHLEATEKAKLEEEIMAKQMEVQRIQDEVNAKDEETKRLQDEVEEARRKQAEAAAALLAASTTPQHHHVAEDENENEEELTNGDAGGDVSRDLDTDEHIKDPIEDRRTLAERNERLHDQLKALKQDLAQSRDETKETANDKIHRENVRQGRDKYKTLREIRKGNTKRRVDQFENM; this is encoded by the exons CTAAATGTGCGCGTCACGACAATGGACGCGGAACTGGAGTTCGCCATCCAGTCGACGACGACGGGCAAACAATTGTTTGACCAAGTGGTGAAGACGATCGGCCTGCGTGAGGTGTGGTTCTTTGGCCTCCAGTACACCGACTCAAAGGGCGATCTGACATGGATCAAGCTGTACAAAAAG GTGATGAACCAGGATGTGAAGAAGGAGAATCCATTGCAGTTCCGTTTCCGCGCCAAATTCTATCCCGAGGACGTGGCCGAGGAGCTGATCCAGGACATTACACTGCGCCTGTTTTATCTGCAGGTGAAGAATGCCATACTGACCGACGAGATCTATTGTCCGCCCGAGACATCCGTATTGCTGGCCTCGTATGCCGTCCAGGCGCGTCACGGTGACCATAACAAGACCACACACACAGCCGGCTTTCTGGCCAATGATCGTCTGCTGCCGCAGCGTGTCATTGACCAGCACAAGATGTCCAAGGAGGAGTGGGAGCAATCGATTATGACCTGGTGGCAGGAGCATCGCAGCATGCTGCGCGAGGACGCCATGATGGAGTATCTGAAGATTGCCCAGGATCTGGAGATGTATGGCGTTAATTACTTTGAGATCCGGAACAAGAAGGGCACCGATCTGTGGTTGGGCGTCGATGCACTCGGCCTTAATATCTACGAGCAGGATGATCGCCTCACACCCAAGATTGGCTTCCCGTGGTCCGAAATCCGTAATATTTCCTTCTCGGAGAAGAAGTTCATCATCAAGCCGATCGACAAGAAGGCGCCGGACTTTATGTTCTTTGCGCCGCGCGTTCGCATCAACAAGCGCATCCTGGCCCTGTGCATGGGCAACCATGAGCTCTATATGCGTCGCCGCAAGCCGGACACTATTGATGTGCAGCAGATGAAGGCGCAGGCGCGCGAGGAGAAGAATGCCAAACAGCAGGAACg cgAAAAGCTGCAGCTGGCGCTGGCCGCTCGCGAACGCGCCGAAAAGAAGCAGCAGGAGTATGAGGATCGGCTGAAGCAGATGCAGGAGGAAATGGAGCGCTCGCAGCGCGACTTGCTGGAGGCCCAGGAGATGATCCGTCGCTTGGAGGAGCAGCTGAAGCAGCTGCAGGCCGCCAAGGATGAACTGGAGCTGCATCAGAAGGAGCTGCAGGCGATGCTGTTGCGCCTCGAGGAGGCCAAGCATTTGGAGGCCACCGAGAAGGCCAAGCTCGAGGAGGAGATTATGGCCAAGCAGATGGAGGTGCAGCGCATCCAGGATGAGGTCAATGCCAAGGATGAGGAGACGAAGCGTCTGCAGGACGAGGTGGAGGAGGCCCGCCGCAAGCAG GCCGAGGCGGCCGCTGCCCTGCTGGCCGCATCCACAACGCCGCAGCACCACCATGTGGCCGAGGatgagaacgagaacgaggaGGAGCTGACGAACGGCGATGCTGGCGGTGATGTGTCGCGCGACCTGGACACCGACGAGCATATCAAGGACCCCATCGAGGACAGACGCACGCTGGCCGAGCGCAACGAGCGCTTGCATGATCAGCTCAAG GCCCTGAAACAGGATCTGGCGCAGTCGCGCGACGAGACGAAAGAGACGGCAAACGACAAGATTCATCGTGAGAACGTGCGCCAGGGTAGGGACAAGTACAAGACGCTCCGCGAGATCCGTAAGGGCAACACAAAGCGTCGCGTCGATCAGTTCGAGAACATGTAA